Part of the Pseudobdellovibrionaceae bacterium genome is shown below.
AAACGTGGCCTGGTTATACATATTTACAGATGGCACGCCAGACCCAATAGATAAAACGCAATTTGTACATGCAAGGTCATTGGCAAAGAAAACATTTGTGTAAATTCCGCCACCTGATGACCCAATAATATATCCCGCATCTGGCCCTGAAGTCGCCACGACATTCATCGCAACAAAACAGTTCTCAATATTGTTATTGCCGTGCAAACCGATAAGGCCTCCCACCTCATTTGCGCCTTCAACGACGCCCACCGCATAAGAATTAACTAATTTCGACAAAACACCACCACCGCCCAAAACGCCGCCCACCTTATTGCCCGACGGAGATGTAATAATCCCACCCTTAAATGCCAGGCCATAGACCCCGACCGTTAGAGAGGAGCCTTCTCCGATAATCCCGCCGACATAGTCACCCGTGGCTGTCACATTGCCTTCATAAGATGCCGTATCAATACCGTCATCTATACAACCAACGACACCTCCAACTCTTGTTGCTCCAGTAACGTTACCGCCAATTACAGAGACATTTTTGATAAGCCCAGATATTCGCTTATCTCCTATGACAGAGCCCACGCAATCAACGGCGTTTTCAATTGTAACTGAATGAAACGTCAAATCTCGAACGGTACCACTCGCCCGCCCCACAAAACCGATGTCACCATTGCCTCCCCCATCGATATGCATGTTAAAAATGGTGTGACCAAATCCATCGATAAAGCCATTAAAGACATTGATGCCGCCGCCGATTGGCGTCCAGTTATTTGTTGGAACAGCGCCGCCTTCGGAAAGGTCTATATCGTTTTGAAGTATATAGAGCTTATTTGAGCTAGCAGGCCCATAGGGAATAGCCTGTAAGTCCGCTTTAGAATTAATCTTCACGACGGTAAAATTTGCTGTATCATAGAGTTCTGTGTTGATCGCTAATCCACCCTGAGTAACTGTAACTTGCCTCCATCCAGGATTAATCCCTGAACCAATATAGGGCATATCTGCAGATGGAAGTTGGGAAACATCAAAACTAAAGTATCCACCGCCTTCAACGAGGCACTCGGTGACAAGAAACTCCGAGCTCGAGGATTGAATGCCTGCCCCGCCCAAGGCAACTTGACCTCCCGACGGGTCACAATTGCCGGTAATTGTGAAGATAGCATCAAAATATCGATCAAGAAGATTTGATGTTGCTAAATTTGAGGGGCCGGTAAACTGCAAGGTGTTGGTAATATCAGGGCTGCCCCCCGGCGTTCCTGACGCTTCTATGATTCTGCCGTTAATTCTATTGTCCGCCAACTGGCACCCAACAAGTACACTAATTACAATGGACACTGCCAATCTTAATGCCGCAGCCTCACGTGCTATCACTCTACTCTCCCAAAACGAAACTCTAGCAGAAGGTATCCCTTTACTTTTTGCGTTGCACAGCTGCTACTCCGCAGCGCTGTGCAACGCAAAAAGTAAAGGGATACCTTCTTATGGAATCACATTTCTTCTCGGCAGACTGGGGCCCGAACTTTAGGACGGGCTGCCGTTTTTTTAAGTTTTTGTATAAAAATGGGCCAAATTTAGTGTGAGGCCCAATTTATTTTGAACACCTTTGTCTAGATTCTAAAACTTGGCTTTTCTGTATCGAGCTCGTTGCCGAAAAGACGGTACCAGGAGCACCTTATGATTCATTCAAATGATAAGATCAAAGACCATGTTAAAATTTTGCAAGATTGCTTTTTATTTAAAGACACACCTGTAGATATTTTGCGCGAGCTGGCGCAAAACTTAGAAGAACAAAACTTTGATAAAGGTGATCCCATCTTTTTAGAGCGAGAAACCAGTCAAAATGTTTATTTTGTAAAATCAGGCTCTGTGGAAATCACTAAAAACACTCGCAGTTTAGGACAAGCCATACAAGTACGAGTCATCAAACATCGAGAACACTTTTCAGAACTTTCGGTCCTCACAAACTCCGTACACTCAACCAGCGCCTTTGCGCTTGAAGAAACCTCTCTTTTGGTGCTTAACGGCTCTGTTTTTGTCGATCGCATTCAAAATGATGTGGTGCTCGGCAAAAGCCTTGTGGGTTCACTCGCCCGACAGATTCAGAGTAACCTGAGAAGTAGCTATGCTGTTAGAAAGTTTGACGAAACGCAACTGCGGTTTGACAATAAAATGATCAAACTACTGCCAGCATCCCATGTGACCAAATACAAAGTGATCCCGGTAAAACTAGAGAACAACAACCTTCACGTGGCCATGGTGATGCCACCCAATCCTGGCTTTTTTGAGGAATTTGAAAAAAGTCAGAGTAAGGTAAATCTTCTCCTATCAAATATCGAAGAAGAAGATTTCGAACGACTTCGTAAACCTATGTTAAACAACTACTTGGGTTTTCAAAGAACCATTCACCGAGATTTAGATGAAACTGCACCAGAAGCACCATCTACTGAGGCTGAAATCGTCGAATACCTGGAATTTTCTCTCATGTTTTCGCAGCTTTCAAAGGCCGATCTTGAGCTTATCGCTCCCCATCTACAGTATCGCCGCTTTTCTCGCGACGAGCGTATTTTTTCTGCTGACACACCCTGCAGCGAAATTTATTTAATTAAATCGGGTAAAGTGGATTTGATTAAAAAAGTTGAAGGTCATCCCCTTTATTGCCATGTGGAAACTCGCGAAACCTACGATAGCATGGGTGAAACCTGCATTCTCACGAACACATGGCATAACCTTCACGCTTCAGCCGTGACCGACTGTGAAGTCTATGTGCTGCATCGAGAGGCACTCGAAAAGCTCATGAACCTGTCAGATTTTTTAACTCCACTTGCAATCACTTTAGCTGCCAGACTACAGTCACTCAATCGCCTGCCCGGAATTGAATTAAACGTGAAGGACGAAACTGCATTTACTTCGCTGACTGAAATCACCATCGTTCGCCCGTTTGGAGAAGAAGACACCTCTCACCGGGTCAAACTACAAAGCTCCGAGCCCGAGCACTCGCTTCAAGAAATCTTAGATTTTGCGCAAGAACAAAGAGCTAGCGACATTCATTTTGAATTTCTAGAAACAGGAATGCGAGTGCGCCTTCGTGTGGACGGCGTGATGATTCAGCCCTGGCACGAAATATCCAGTGATTTGGGAAAACAAATCGTCAACCGAACAAAAGTAATTTCACAAATGGATATCACCGAAAAACGCCGACCTCAGGATGCCCAGTTTTCTTTTCGGTCAGGAAAGAAGCCAATGAGTGCTCGGGTATCCACCGTCCCCACTCGCTATGGCGAGAAGGTGGTGATACGACTGCTGGGCCGACGAAGTTCTGTTATCCCTCTAAACCGACTTGCTCCTGAGAAAAGAGTGATTAAGTTTTTAAATAACCTCAGTCAATTTCGCCAAGGGTTATTTCTTGTCGCTGGCCCCACAGGATCCGGAAAAACCACCACTTTGTATTCGTTACTTTCTGAAATCAATAAACTACAATATAACATCGTCACCATAGAAGACCCCATCGAACTGGAGCTTCCTGGCATTAACCAAATTCAAATCAACAAGGACATCGACCTCAATTACGACGTGGTTCTAAAGCACGTACTCAGACAAGATCCGGATGTGATTCTTGTTGGCGAAATCCGAGATGCACGTTCTTTACAAATGGTGTTTGATGCCGCCCTCACAGGCCACCTTGTTCTGGCCACCATCCATGCCTCTAACTCAGTGGACATATTGCCACGACTATTGGATTTGGGTGCGTCTCCGGCGCAAATTTCATCAAGCTTGATTGGAGTAATGGCGCAAAGACTAGTTCGAAGTATTTGCCCTGAGTGTCGCACGCAGCGAGCGATCACCAACGATGAGCTAAGACTGTTTAAAGACTGCCTGCCTGAACTTTCAGTGGGACCCAATATCTCTTACGGAAAGGGCTGCCACAGCTGTAACTACACCGGATATTTCGGTCGAATTCCGATCTTTGAGTACTGGGCCAAATCGGAGCTGATTCGAGTGGCATTGGCCAGCCCTGACCCTGTGGCTGAACTCAACCAAGCCCTGCGCATGGAACCCTTTGAGACACTGGCAGAGTATGGCTTTCGAATGGCAGCCAGCGGATTAACGACAATTGAAGAAGTGCTCGGCGTCACTTATGGACTAAGCCAGCGCCACTCGAACTTATTAAAAATTGCGTAGGTATCTCCAAAAGGTATCGGATTCCCTTTGGTAGCAATAGTGCGTCACTTGAGTGACGCACTATTGCTACCAAAGGGAATCCGATACCTTTTGCCTAGATCACAGTTTTAATGGCTTTATGCCACGACTTTAAGCGCGCAGTTTGTTGTTTTGCTGTTATTTTTGGTTGAAACCCTTGATCTACTTGCCAGATTTCTTTGATGTCTTTTTCTGAACTCCAGTATCCAATACCTAAACCAGCCAAGTAGGCCGCACCTGCCACCGTAGTTTCAATCAATCGGGGACGATAGATTTTTGCGCCCAAGTAATCGGCCTGCAACTGCATCAATAGGTTATTGGCTGATGCCCCGCCATCGACTTTGAGATTCTTTAGCTTCTTTCCAAGGTCTTTTTCCATGGCGACCAGTATATCTACGTTTTGCAAAGCCATGGCATCGAGGGTGGCTCGTGCAATATGACTTCGATTGGACCCTCGAGTCAGACCAGTGATCGCTCCGCGCGCTTCTGGACTCCAGTAAGGAGCACCCAATCCTGCAAGAGCAGGAACAAACTCCACCCCTTCCGCGCTCTCCACCTGTGAGGCCAACTGTTCGATCTCAGCAGAACTTTTGAAAAATTGCATCTCATCCCGTAACCACTGCACAGCAGCTCCACAGATAAACGCACCCCCTTCAAGGGCATAGGTGAATTTCTTTTGATTTTTCAATTGCCAGGCCACAGAGGTGAGTAAGCCATGTTTAGATGTGACCTTTTCATTGCCCGTGTTCATTAAAATAAAACTGCCCGTGCCAAAGGTGCACTTGGCCTCGCCCATTTTAAAACACGATTGACCAAAAAGTGCGGCCTGCTGATCTCCGGCCATCCCTGAAATCGGTATACCATCAGGCAATCCCGGTACATTTTTAGTTTGTCCTAACTCACCACTTGAGGGGCAAATTTCAGGAAGCAAATTCTCAGGCACAGAAAATATCTTTAATAGCTCCTTGTCCCACTCACCCGATTTTATATCCATCAATTGCGTGCGCGATGCATTTGAAACATCGGTTTTGTGAGACGCTCCAGCTGTCAAACGCCAAAACAAAAAACTATCTATTGTTCCACCGGCAAGTTGCCCGGACTGCGCTTTCTTGCGAGCCCCTGTCGCGTTTTCAAGGAGCCAGCGAAATTTAGAGCTTGAAAAATAGGGGTCTATCACCAAACCCGTTTTTCGTTTTATGTATTTTTCTAAACCTTTTTTCTTGAGACCTTGGCAAAATTCAGTAGTTCGTCGACATTGCCAAACAATGGCATTGTGAATGGGCTTTCCGGTCTCACGCTCCCAAATCAAAGTGGTTTCTCGTTGGTTAGTGATACCAATACCGGCAATTTCTTCACCCCGAATTTGCGCCTCATCCAGCACCTGCCTGATGCAAGTGAGCACTGAATCCCATATATCTTCGGGGTTGTGCTCCACCCAGCCCGGCTTTGGATAATGCTGCCGAAATTCTTTGTTCACTTTCGCCTTCGGTAGCCCGCGCTGATTGATAATTGCCACGGTGGTTCCGGTTGTACCCTGATCGATGGATAGTATATACTTTGACATGTTTACCTCTTCGCCCATGAGCCAGGTACCATAATGAAAAAGTTTTGGCCAAAGCCCAATAAAAAAATCGACATGAATCAGAAAGCTTCCGACGCCCTGCTTTATCGAATGATCCCCCACGCGTTAGGCGATCTGTTTTCTCGGTACTTTCGACTTGAAGTGGCGGGCGCCGAAAACCTGCCACGTACAGGGTCTGGAATCATTACCCCCAATCACTCAGGATATGCGGGTGTGGACGCGCTTATGATCACCTATGAAATCTACAAAGGCACTGGCCGTATACCTCGGGTGATGACCCACTATTTTTGGTTTTTAAGCCGCCTCACATCAAACCCCATGCAGAAAATGGGATTTGTAAATGCCACAACCACCAATGGAATTTATCACCTGAATAAGAAAAACCTCATTTTGTTATTTCCCGAAGGCGAGTACGGAAACTTTAAGCCCACCAGCCAAGCCTATAACTTGCAGGAGTTCCGCCGTGGGTTTGTAAGAATGGCGATTAAAACACAATCTCCCATAATACCCACTGTGGTTATTGGTGCCGAAGAAACCTTTATTAATTTGGGCCAAATAAAATTAGAAAAGTGGTTTAAGAATTTTGTTTTGCCACTCCCGTTAAATTTGGTGCCGTTGCCCGCTCGATGGAAGATTCAATTTCTACCGCCAATCCACCTACCCTACTCGCCCGATGCCGCCGATGACAATGATCTAGTGCATGAAATCGCTTCTGAAATCAGGGAAGATATGCAGCTCGCCATCAACAAAGCCGTAGAATCTCGCAGCACCATTTACGTTTAGTGAATTTCAAATGAGTCGAAATTACGGCGCATCTGCCGTGTCATCACCTATGGTTTGAATGATCGCACTCCAGGTTTTAATCAAGAACCCCTGATCGTCAGGGTCTGGATTCCGACTCACCACGAGACGTGTGATGATCAGCGCCAAACTCACGCCCACCATGAGCAACAAGACATACTCCACCACTATTTGCCCACGACTTTGGCTTTGACGCCTATCGCCTTTAACACTATCTTGTGGCCGTGAATCAAACATCTAAAGCCCTATTTATTATGAAAACCGCAGCAACGGCCCTTCTCTTTGCAATTTTGGCTCTGCTGTTTATTTATTCTAGTATCGATCCTTCGCAAAATCGACAGCAAACCCCTCAAAGCCAGACCTCTTTGTTATTGCATGAGAGTCGGCTCCAAGCCCCCCGCCTTGACGTTCTTGTTGATGGTACAGAGGTCGAACTCCAGCAAATGCTCGGACAGGTGGTGTATGTGAACTTCTGGGCTTACTGGTGCCCTCCCTGTATTGAAGAGTTGCCCCTGTTGAACACCATCAGCCAGTCGGCTTTGACCTCGGGAGCCTTTTCATCTTTGATCATTAATCTCGACACGGATGAACAAAATATTGTGAAGGCGCAGAAATTTTTGCAGGAAGCGGCCCCTGAGCTGAGTTTTGTACGTCTTTCCACTCATTCGCAAGCAAAAGACAATTATTTGGTGAATTCTCTTCCTCTGCACATCCTAATCGACAAAAAAGGACGTGTGGCACTCAGGTACACAGGCACCCTTGTGGACAAAGGCGACCTGTTTATAAAGCTTGTGCGTCAACTGCAAGGCGAAGATTAGGGCCTGCTTGAGCCTTCCACTGCGATAGGGTCTGCCGCAACACCGAAAACGCGCTGTCAAAATCTGTCTCGTCATTGGGGTTGCAAACTCCAACTACATGATCTTCGCCCCAGCGTTCGTTGGCGACTAAACCTTCAATGGGAGATTGATCAAATGATCTCTCAAAGGTTTC
Proteins encoded:
- a CDS encoding TlpA family protein disulfide reductase, which translates into the protein MNQTSKALFIMKTAATALLFAILALLFIYSSIDPSQNRQQTPQSQTSLLLHESRLQAPRLDVLVDGTEVELQQMLGQVVYVNFWAYWCPPCIEELPLLNTISQSALTSGAFSSLIINLDTDEQNIVKAQKFLQEAAPELSFVRLSTHSQAKDNYLVNSLPLHILIDKKGRVALRYTGTLVDKGDLFIKLVRQLQGED
- the glpK gene encoding glycerol kinase GlpK encodes the protein MSKYILSIDQGTTGTTVAIINQRGLPKAKVNKEFRQHYPKPGWVEHNPEDIWDSVLTCIRQVLDEAQIRGEEIAGIGITNQRETTLIWERETGKPIHNAIVWQCRRTTEFCQGLKKKGLEKYIKRKTGLVIDPYFSSSKFRWLLENATGARKKAQSGQLAGGTIDSFLFWRLTAGASHKTDVSNASRTQLMDIKSGEWDKELLKIFSVPENLLPEICPSSGELGQTKNVPGLPDGIPISGMAGDQQAALFGQSCFKMGEAKCTFGTGSFILMNTGNEKVTSKHGLLTSVAWQLKNQKKFTYALEGGAFICGAAVQWLRDEMQFFKSSAEIEQLASQVESAEGVEFVPALAGLGAPYWSPEARGAITGLTRGSNRSHIARATLDAMALQNVDILVAMEKDLGKKLKNLKVDGGASANNLLMQLQADYLGAKIYRPRLIETTVAGAAYLAGLGIGYWSSEKDIKEIWQVDQGFQPKITAKQQTARLKSWHKAIKTVI
- a CDS encoding acyltransferase family protein — translated: MKKFWPKPNKKIDMNQKASDALLYRMIPHALGDLFSRYFRLEVAGAENLPRTGSGIITPNHSGYAGVDALMITYEIYKGTGRIPRVMTHYFWFLSRLTSNPMQKMGFVNATTTNGIYHLNKKNLILLFPEGEYGNFKPTSQAYNLQEFRRGFVRMAIKTQSPIIPTVVIGAEETFINLGQIKLEKWFKNFVLPLPLNLVPLPARWKIQFLPPIHLPYSPDAADDNDLVHEIASEIREDMQLAINKAVESRSTIYV
- the tadA gene encoding Flp pilus assembly complex ATPase component TadA: MIHSNDKIKDHVKILQDCFLFKDTPVDILRELAQNLEEQNFDKGDPIFLERETSQNVYFVKSGSVEITKNTRSLGQAIQVRVIKHREHFSELSVLTNSVHSTSAFALEETSLLVLNGSVFVDRIQNDVVLGKSLVGSLARQIQSNLRSSYAVRKFDETQLRFDNKMIKLLPASHVTKYKVIPVKLENNNLHVAMVMPPNPGFFEEFEKSQSKVNLLLSNIEEEDFERLRKPMLNNYLGFQRTIHRDLDETAPEAPSTEAEIVEYLEFSLMFSQLSKADLELIAPHLQYRRFSRDERIFSADTPCSEIYLIKSGKVDLIKKVEGHPLYCHVETRETYDSMGETCILTNTWHNLHASAVTDCEVYVLHREALEKLMNLSDFLTPLAITLAARLQSLNRLPGIELNVKDETAFTSLTEITIVRPFGEEDTSHRVKLQSSEPEHSLQEILDFAQEQRASDIHFEFLETGMRVRLRVDGVMIQPWHEISSDLGKQIVNRTKVISQMDITEKRRPQDAQFSFRSGKKPMSARVSTVPTRYGEKVVIRLLGRRSSVIPLNRLAPEKRVIKFLNNLSQFRQGLFLVAGPTGSGKTTTLYSLLSEINKLQYNIVTIEDPIELELPGINQIQINKDIDLNYDVVLKHVLRQDPDVILVGEIRDARSLQMVFDAALTGHLVLATIHASNSVDILPRLLDLGASPAQISSSLIGVMAQRLVRSICPECRTQRAITNDELRLFKDCLPELSVGPNISYGKGCHSCNYTGYFGRIPIFEYWAKSELIRVALASPDPVAELNQALRMEPFETLAEYGFRMAASGLTTIEEVLGVTYGLSQRHSNLLKIA